The genome window GAGAGCGGCGAGTATGACATGATCCTCAAGTCGTACGACGTTCAGGAACTGGGAAAAGGGCAAACCCGGAACTCCATAATCATGCATTGAATATGGATTTATACTACACACAGGCGTTGCGCGGGCCTATAGTGGCTCCCATGTCTCACCCCGCATCTGCAAAACGGCTTTGCGCCGCTGCCATCCTCTTCGCCATTCTGGTGATCATGGCGCCCGCGCACACCGCCGCCCAGGAGCGGCAGCCCACCCTGATGCTGGCCGTGGGGGAATGGGCTCCCTATGTTTCCGAAAACAGCGAGGGATACGGCTTTGCGGCGGAGATCGTCATCAAGGCGTTCCGTGCGGCGGGACAGGACGTGGAGCTGGTGTTCATGCCCTGGGCCCGCAGCCTGGAGCTGGTCAAGCGCGGGGAACTCCCGGCCACCTTCCCCTGGTACATGAATACGGACCGGGAGCTGTTCGCCTGGTTTTCGGAGCCCATTTTCCGGGAATGCAGCGTGTTCTTCTACAAAAAGGATCGCTTCCCGGATTTCAGATTCCAGTCCCTGGAAACGATGCGGCAATACCGCGTGGGCGGCGTCGACGATTACGGATACCTGCCCCTGCTCAAGGAAAAGGGGGTTCTGGATTCCGTCTCCCACGTGGACCCGCAGGGCATGCGCATGCTGGAGGACGACCGCATCGATTTCCTGGCCCAGAACATTGTCCGGGGCTGGTACACCATCGAGGAGCTGTTCCCCGACAAGAAGACGGAATTCGCCACCTCCGACCCGTTCATGAAGGATGACGCCATGGGTCTGCTGGCCTCCAGGCGGCACCCCCAGGGAAAACTCGCCCTGGCCCTGTTCAACAAGGGGCTCATAATCATCAAAAAAAACGGCACGTACCGCGCCATTTTAGAAAAGCACCACATGTGCCGCCTGCTGGGGAATTAATCCTTGGTCCCGGCGTAGGTGAAGGCGCCCTTGTTCATCTTGATGAAGCTGCCCTTGTCGATGCCGATGGCCTTGCCGCAGGCGCACCAGACCTTGCCGTCACGTTCCTCCATGCACCAGACCTTGCGGATGCGGTCGCGATGGCAGCGGAGCACCTCGCCCGGCCCGATCTTGTAGTATTTCCACAGCTTCCTGCGGCAGGAGGCGCACTTCACGGTCAGCATCCCGTTGCCCTACCCCATCTCCGGAAAAAACAAAAGAATGCCTCCGGCGGCAAAAGGGCTAAGCCCTTTTGAATCCTGGATTGTGAGGCCGCCTTTGTCCCTCGCTTTGCTCGGACCAAATCC of Salidesulfovibrio onnuriiensis contains these proteins:
- a CDS encoding substrate-binding periplasmic protein, with product MSHPASAKRLCAAAILFAILVIMAPAHTAAQERQPTLMLAVGEWAPYVSENSEGYGFAAEIVIKAFRAAGQDVELVFMPWARSLELVKRGELPATFPWYMNTDRELFAWFSEPIFRECSVFFYKKDRFPDFRFQSLETMRQYRVGGVDDYGYLPLLKEKGVLDSVSHVDPQGMRMLEDDRIDFLAQNIVRGWYTIEELFPDKKTEFATSDPFMKDDAMGLLASRRHPQGKLALALFNKGLIIIKKNGTYRAILEKHHMCRLLGN